The Rhodococcus sp. B50 DNA window CACAGCGCCCACAGGATGAGCACGGGCTGGAAGAACAAGCGGATCAGGCGCTTACGGTCGGTGTCGAGGCCGAAGGCGCTGCGCTTGCCGAGATACTGGGCGATGTTGCCCGGGAAGACTGCGGCGAAGAACAGCGCGGCCAGACGTCCGACACGGACGCGGTCGCGGTTCGCCACGGCGAGTCCGGCGCCGAGCATGATCTCGACACCGCCGGATGCCATGACCACGCCGTCCTTGTCCATCGGCACCCAGTCGGGCACCTGTGCCTGGAAGTCCTTGCGGGCCCAGAAGAGGTGGCCGAGCCCGGCGAAGACGAGTGAGGCGGCCAGCAGATAACGCGCGAGGGTCCGGGCTCGTGTCGTGGGCGGAGCGGGGGCATCGGTGGGTGGGGTTATCCGTACTTCGCTCATGATCACGAGCGTACGGACTGTACGGTGCTCGCGACGGAGGATCCGTCGCGAGCACCGCACCTGGAATGTCAGACGATACGGTCGAATACCGTCACTCGCCGTCAGGCGATGCGCTCGAATACAGCAGCGAGCCCCTGGCCACCGCCGATGCACATCGTCTCGAGTCCGTAGCGACCCTCACGGCGGTCGAGTTCGCGCAGCAGTGTGGCGAGGATACGTCCGCCGGTCGCGCCCACCGGGTGTCCGAGCGAGATTCCGGAGCCGTTCGGATTCAGGCGCGGGTCGTCGGCCTCGATGCCCCACGAGCGTGTGACCGCCAAGGCCTGCGCGGCGAACGCCTCGTTGAGTTCGATGACGTCCATGTCGGCGAGCGTGAGCCCGAGTCGGCCGAGGGCCTTCTCGGTGGCCGGCACCGGGCCGATCCCCATGGTGCGCGGCGGCACGCCGGCGACCGCCCAGCTCGCGAGGCGGGCCAGCGGACGCAGACCCAGCGCGGCGGCCTTCTCGGCGGTGGTGACGATCGCGAGAGCGGCACCGTCGTTCTGGCCGCTGGCGTTGCCCGCGGTGACGGTCGAATCGGGATCGACCTTGCCGCGGATCGGACGCAGCTTGGCGAGCGACTCCATCGAGGTGTCGGCCCGGGGATGTTCGTCGGTGTCGACCACGAGCGGATCGCCCTTGCGCTGCGGCACCCGGACGGGCACGATCTCCTGCGCGAACACGCCGTTCTTCTGCGCGGCGACGGCCCGCTGGTGCGACTGCACGGCCAGGGCGTCCTGGTCGTCGCGGCTGATGGAGAACTCGGCGCGCAGGTTCTCGGCGGTCTCGATCATGCCGCCGGGCACCGGGAAGTCGCGACCACCGGCGGTGACGCGGGCACGGGCGAGGCGATCGGACAGTGCGACGGCTTCGCCCTTGACGCCCCAGCGCATACCGGTCGCGTAGAACTCGGCCTGGCTCATCGACTCGGCGCCGCCGGCGAGGATCAGGTCGCTGCCGCCGGTCTGCACCTGCATGACGGCCTGCAGGATCGCCTGCAGACCC harbors:
- a CDS encoding DoxX family protein, which codes for MSEVRITPPTDAPAPPTTRARTLARYLLAASLVFAGLGHLFWARKDFQAQVPDWVPMDKDGVVMASGGVEIMLGAGLAVANRDRVRVGRLAALFFAAVFPGNIAQYLGKRSAFGLDTDRKRLIRLFFQPVLILWALWSTGTPRR
- a CDS encoding acetyl-CoA C-acetyltransferase — its product is MTDVVICEPLRTPVGRFGGVLKDIAPEDLAATVIRELVARTGIAGSDIDDVFLGQASPNGEAPALGRVAALNAGLGVDVPGLQVDRRCGSGLQAILQAVMQVQTGGSDLILAGGAESMSQAEFYATGMRWGVKGEAVALSDRLARARVTAGGRDFPVPGGMIETAENLRAEFSISRDDQDALAVQSHQRAVAAQKNGVFAQEIVPVRVPQRKGDPLVVDTDEHPRADTSMESLAKLRPIRGKVDPDSTVTAGNASGQNDGAALAIVTTAEKAAALGLRPLARLASWAVAGVPPRTMGIGPVPATEKALGRLGLTLADMDVIELNEAFAAQALAVTRSWGIEADDPRLNPNGSGISLGHPVGATGGRILATLLRELDRREGRYGLETMCIGGGQGLAAVFERIA